Proteins encoded by one window of uncultured Celeribacter sp.:
- a CDS encoding tetratricopeptide repeat protein, translating to MTQRSGRMISALTAIGLLLGSAAVLSPVSAKADAGPYLAARQATMDRSFQDLTAYAARALASDPKNPVLLESVISAHISMGDFDATKGYAALLSQIEPGNQIAAMAELTLLAREGDYDGLIAALEAGQSISTVVDGLMLAWAHVGQGDMSGALELFDEGTGMGEGFEHFGSYNKALALGLVGDYEGALAILTEDGVRDARTSVLAKVEILSQLERNGEALEVLNDAFGEGVLDPELEEMRAALSAGDTVPFTVVRSASDGIADVFFAVAAALDGGLDDAYTLLYARIAEALRPDKAAYVLNVASLLERLGSYDLATTAYDSIAQDDPAFPIASLGRAETLRASGKDEASLEVLRQLTKAYPEMDNVHIALGDALRSSERYEEAVAAYSVVIDRHQPPSRALWPLYFTRGTAYERLGEWEKSESDLRQALALEPDQPRVLNYLGYSFLELKTNLDEAMEMIRKAAEARPQDGYITDSLAWGLYRLRRYEEAIEPMERAVELMPVDPVINDHLGDVYWAVGRDREARFQWQRALSFEPEEDEADRIRRKLNVGLDRVLIEEGEEPTRMGSDG from the coding sequence GTGACACAACGCAGCGGCCGCATGATTTCCGCCCTTACGGCCATTGGCCTCCTGCTCGGGAGCGCTGCCGTGCTTTCGCCCGTTTCCGCCAAGGCCGATGCGGGCCCCTATCTGGCCGCCCGACAGGCGACGATGGACCGCAGCTTTCAGGATCTCACCGCCTATGCCGCGCGTGCCCTTGCATCGGACCCGAAAAATCCCGTCCTGCTCGAATCCGTGATTTCCGCGCATATCTCCATGGGTGATTTTGACGCGACCAAAGGCTATGCCGCGCTGTTGAGCCAGATCGAGCCGGGCAACCAGATCGCCGCCATGGCCGAGCTGACGCTTTTGGCGCGAGAGGGAGATTACGACGGTCTTATTGCGGCGCTTGAAGCCGGACAAAGTATCAGCACGGTGGTGGATGGTCTCATGCTGGCCTGGGCGCATGTCGGCCAGGGCGATATGTCGGGCGCTCTGGAGCTTTTTGACGAAGGCACCGGGATGGGAGAAGGGTTCGAGCATTTCGGCTCTTACAACAAGGCTTTGGCTCTGGGGCTGGTCGGCGATTACGAAGGCGCATTGGCGATCCTGACCGAAGACGGCGTGAGAGACGCGCGGACGTCTGTTCTGGCAAAGGTCGAAATCCTCAGTCAACTTGAGCGTAATGGTGAGGCGCTTGAGGTGTTGAACGATGCCTTTGGCGAAGGCGTGCTGGACCCGGAGCTCGAAGAGATGCGTGCCGCCTTGTCTGCGGGCGACACCGTGCCTTTCACCGTTGTGCGCAGCGCCAGTGACGGCATTGCCGATGTGTTTTTCGCCGTGGCCGCCGCGCTCGATGGCGGGCTTGATGATGCCTATACGCTGCTTTACGCCCGCATCGCCGAGGCCCTGCGTCCGGATAAGGCCGCTTATGTGCTGAACGTGGCGTCACTGTTGGAGCGCTTGGGAAGCTACGATTTGGCGACCACCGCTTATGACAGCATTGCGCAGGATGACCCCGCCTTTCCGATTGCAAGTTTAGGCCGTGCCGAGACCCTGCGTGCGTCGGGCAAGGATGAGGCCTCTCTCGAGGTGCTGCGACAGCTCACCAAGGCCTATCCCGAAATGGACAATGTCCATATCGCCTTGGGGGACGCCCTGCGCAGTTCGGAACGCTATGAAGAGGCGGTCGCGGCCTATTCCGTGGTGATCGACCGGCACCAGCCGCCCAGCCGCGCGCTCTGGCCGCTCTATTTCACCCGTGGCACGGCCTATGAGCGGCTCGGTGAATGGGAGAAATCGGAATCCGACCTGCGTCAGGCCTTGGCCCTCGAACCCGATCAGCCGCGTGTGTTGAACTATCTCGGCTATTCATTCCTTGAGCTGAAAACGAATCTCGACGAGGCGATGGAAATGATCCGCAAAGCCGCCGAGGCGCGGCCGCAGGATGGTTATATCACCGACAGCCTCGCCTGGGGCCTCTACCGTCTGCGCCGCTATGAAGAGGCCATCGAACCGATGGAGCGGGCGGTCGAATTGATGCCGGTCGATCCGGTCATCAATGACCATTTGGGCGATGTCTATTGGGCCGTGGGCCGGGATCGCGAGGCGCGGTTCCAATGGCAACGCGCCCTGTCGTTTGAGCCGGAAGAAGATGAGGCGGATCGCATCCGTCGCAAGCTCAACGTCGGGCTGGACCGGGTTCTGATCGAAGAGGGCGAAGAGCCGACGCGCATGGGGTCGGATGGATAA
- a CDS encoding phosphomannomutase, producing the protein MAPKFGTSGLRGLVTELTDDLVADYVHAFLSTVKSDLLYVGQDLRPSSPRIAKTICDTAQSAGVDVIDCGALGTPALALSSMTAKAPAIMVTGSHIPADRNGLKFYLADGEVSKSDEAAINAAYASKTRYQGVASGSYRAAPEAETLYIARYIDAFGKGALEGLKIGVYRHSSVARDTMEAIFTGLGAQVVPLAHSDRFIPVDTEAVDPETREKLRAWCQDNHLDAIASTDGDADRPMLTDETGKVIPGDILGVLSAQVLGAKSVVTPVSSNDMVRRLPEFDEVILTKIGSPFVIAGMNEAKHPEVVGFEANGGFLLGFEASLRAALSPLPTRDCILPILAALLAAKEAGQSLSDRVAALPPCFTAADRVQEIDRDKAKVFLDGLISDNAKRAAFFAPFGTIASTDLTDGLRVDFDSGDVLHLRPSGNAPEFRIYAQAQSEDKAQTLVSAAYQGVSKAVL; encoded by the coding sequence ATGGCTCCCAAATTCGGCACCAGCGGTCTGCGCGGACTTGTCACCGAGCTGACGGATGACCTCGTTGCGGATTATGTTCATGCGTTTTTGAGTACCGTGAAATCTGACCTGCTTTATGTCGGTCAGGATTTGCGCCCTTCTTCACCGCGCATTGCCAAGACCATTTGCGACACGGCGCAGAGCGCGGGCGTGGATGTCATCGACTGCGGCGCGCTTGGCACGCCCGCTTTGGCGCTGTCCTCCATGACGGCAAAAGCCCCCGCGATCATGGTGACCGGAAGCCACATCCCCGCAGACCGCAACGGCTTGAAATTCTACCTTGCGGATGGCGAAGTGTCGAAATCGGACGAGGCGGCGATCAACGCGGCCTATGCAAGCAAGACCCGCTATCAAGGCGTGGCGAGCGGCAGCTATCGCGCGGCGCCAGAGGCCGAAACGCTCTATATCGCGCGTTACATCGACGCCTTTGGCAAGGGCGCGCTCGAAGGGCTCAAAATCGGTGTATACCGTCATTCTTCTGTGGCCCGGGACACGATGGAGGCGATATTCACGGGCCTCGGCGCCCAGGTTGTCCCCCTCGCCCATTCAGACAGGTTCATCCCCGTCGACACCGAAGCCGTCGATCCCGAGACCCGCGAGAAACTGCGTGCGTGGTGTCAGGACAACCACCTTGACGCCATTGCCTCTACCGATGGCGATGCCGACAGGCCGATGCTCACCGATGAGACCGGCAAGGTCATTCCCGGCGACATTCTCGGCGTGTTAAGCGCGCAGGTTCTCGGCGCGAAATCCGTCGTCACGCCGGTGTCCTCCAACGACATGGTACGTCGCCTGCCGGAGTTCGACGAAGTGATCCTGACCAAGATCGGTTCACCCTTTGTCATCGCGGGCATGAATGAGGCCAAACATCCAGAAGTCGTTGGGTTCGAGGCCAACGGCGGCTTTCTTCTGGGCTTCGAGGCGTCTCTCAGGGCCGCGCTTTCACCGCTGCCGACCCGCGACTGCATCCTGCCGATCCTCGCCGCGCTCCTGGCCGCAAAAGAGGCCGGGCAGAGCCTGTCCGACAGGGTCGCCGCCCTGCCGCCCTGCTTCACCGCCGCCGACCGCGTGCAGGAGATTGACCGCGACAAGGCGAAGGTCTTTCTGGATGGTCTGATCTCGGACAATGCCAAACGCGCGGCCTTTTTCGCCCCCTTCGGTACAATCGCCTCCACCGATCTCACCGACGGGCTTCGGGTCGATTTCGACAGTGGCGACGTGCTGCATCTGCGCCCCTCCGGCAATGCACCTGAGTTCCGCATTTACGCTCAGGCGCAGAGCGAGGACAAAGCCCAGACACTTGTCAGTGCCGCCTATCAGGGTGTGTCAAAAGCCGTGCTGTAA
- a CDS encoding mannose-1-phosphate guanylyltransferase/mannose-6-phosphate isomerase — translation MSLITPVILCGGSGTRLWPLSRKSYPKQFVPLVDEQTLFQASAKRLSGTSGTLDFAAPTVLTGSDFRFIVTEQLSAIGIDPGAILIEPEGRNTAPAIFAAALYLADKDPNAIMLVAPSDHVVPDVAAFHAAIEKGLIAVEAGKLVTFGITPTRAETGYGYLELNAQPDASGSAVDLKQFVEKPDTAHAEEMLAAGTFLWNAGIFLFKAKDIITAFTKHAPSLIAPVTEAVDAAQVDLGFLRLAQEAWAKAEDISLDYAVMEKADNLAVVPFNGGWSDLGGWDAVWREAGPDENGVVTTGDATAIDCKDSLIRSDSDRLEVVGIGLDNIMAIAMNDAVLVADMSRAQDVKKAVTALKAKGADQATHFPKDHRPWGWFESLVVGSRFQVKRIHVHPGAALSLQSHFHRSEHWIVVEGTAQVTVDDEVQLVTENQSVYIPLGAVHRMENPGKVPMVLIEVQTGSYVGEDDIIRYEDVYSRGQGAKG, via the coding sequence ATGTCATTGATTACCCCGGTTATTTTGTGCGGCGGCTCTGGAACACGGCTTTGGCCGCTTTCGCGCAAGAGTTATCCAAAACAGTTTGTCCCACTCGTCGATGAACAAACGCTGTTTCAGGCCTCGGCCAAGCGGTTGAGCGGAACCAGCGGAACGCTCGATTTCGCCGCTCCGACTGTGCTCACGGGGTCGGATTTTCGGTTCATCGTGACCGAACAGCTCTCGGCCATCGGCATCGACCCCGGCGCCATCCTGATCGAACCCGAAGGCCGCAACACAGCGCCCGCGATTTTTGCAGCCGCTCTCTATCTCGCCGACAAGGATCCGAACGCGATCATGTTGGTTGCCCCCTCAGACCATGTCGTACCGGATGTTGCCGCCTTCCATGCCGCCATCGAAAAGGGGCTGATCGCAGTCGAGGCAGGCAAACTTGTCACCTTCGGCATCACACCGACACGGGCCGAGACCGGCTACGGCTATCTTGAACTCAATGCTCAGCCAGACGCCTCAGGCTCCGCCGTCGATTTGAAACAATTCGTGGAAAAACCTGATACGGCTCACGCCGAAGAGATGCTCGCGGCGGGAACTTTCCTCTGGAATGCCGGGATTTTCCTGTTCAAGGCGAAGGACATCATCACCGCTTTCACGAAACATGCCCCCAGTCTGATCGCCCCGGTCACAGAAGCCGTGGACGCGGCTCAGGTCGACCTCGGCTTCTTGCGCCTCGCCCAGGAGGCCTGGGCCAAGGCCGAAGACATTTCCCTCGACTACGCCGTGATGGAAAAGGCCGACAACCTCGCCGTTGTGCCCTTTAACGGCGGCTGGTCCGATCTCGGCGGCTGGGACGCGGTCTGGCGCGAAGCGGGCCCCGATGAAAACGGCGTCGTGACCACCGGCGACGCAACCGCCATCGACTGTAAAGACAGCCTTATTCGCTCCGACAGTGATCGCCTCGAAGTGGTTGGCATCGGTCTCGACAACATCATGGCCATCGCGATGAATGACGCGGTTCTGGTGGCGGATATGTCCCGCGCGCAGGACGTCAAAAAAGCCGTTACCGCGCTCAAGGCCAAAGGCGCGGATCAGGCCACGCATTTCCCGAAAGACCACCGCCCTTGGGGCTGGTTCGAAAGCCTCGTGGTCGGCAGCCGCTTTCAGGTCAAACGCATCCACGTCCACCCCGGCGCAGCACTGAGCCTGCAAAGCCATTTCCACCGCTCCGAACATTGGATCGTGGTCGAGGGCACCGCGCAAGTCACCGTCGATGACGAAGTGCAATTGGTGACCGAGAACCAATCCGTCTACATCCCGCTGGGCGCGGTTCACCGGATGGAGAACCCCGGAAAAGTGCCGATGGTCTTGATCGAGGTGCAAACAGGGTCTTACGTGGGCGAAGACGACATCATCCGCTACGAGGATGTCTACTCCCGCGGGCAAGGCGCGAAGGGATAA
- a CDS encoding 4-(cytidine 5'-diphospho)-2-C-methyl-D-erythritol kinase, giving the protein MTVKVFAPAKINLTLHVTGQRDDGYHLLDSLVAFVDLGDQVTATPAATSSLSVTGPFTEGVPTDETNLVMRAAELAGTPMEMVLDKRLPPASGIGGGSSDAAATLRAAARLGAEPVTAERALSLGADVPVCLATKPVRMRGIGDELTPVAMPALHMVLVNPRVEVSTPEVFKALSSKDNMEMPDLLPDWPDSLSFIDWLGTQRNDLERPAVKLAPDVAAALTALALAPGAQMVRMSGSGATCFALFEDRYKADAAALQLAEGNPWWWIKSASTMPG; this is encoded by the coding sequence ATGACGGTCAAGGTATTTGCGCCCGCCAAGATCAACCTGACGCTTCACGTCACGGGCCAGCGCGACGATGGCTATCATCTGTTGGACAGTCTGGTGGCCTTTGTCGATCTTGGCGATCAGGTGACGGCGACGCCCGCCGCCACGTCGTCTCTGTCCGTCACCGGGCCCTTTACCGAGGGTGTGCCGACGGATGAAACAAACCTCGTGATGCGCGCCGCAGAGTTGGCGGGAACTCCGATGGAGATGGTGCTCGACAAACGCCTGCCGCCTGCCTCCGGGATCGGCGGGGGGTCTAGCGACGCAGCGGCCACATTGCGCGCGGCGGCGCGTCTGGGGGCGGAGCCGGTCACTGCGGAGCGGGCCCTGTCCTTGGGGGCCGATGTGCCCGTGTGCCTGGCAACCAAGCCCGTGCGGATGCGCGGAATCGGCGATGAACTGACGCCCGTGGCCATGCCCGCATTGCACATGGTTTTGGTCAATCCGCGCGTTGAGGTGTCGACGCCGGAGGTGTTCAAGGCTTTGTCAAGCAAGGATAATATGGAGATGCCGGATCTCTTGCCTGACTGGCCCGACAGCCTGTCTTTCATTGATTGGCTCGGCACACAGCGCAACGATCTGGAACGCCCGGCGGTGAAACTTGCGCCAGACGTGGCGGCGGCCCTCACGGCCTTGGCTTTGGCACCCGGTGCGCAGATGGTGCGGATGTCGGGCTCTGGCGCCACCTGTTTTGCCCTGTTCGAGGATCGTTACAAGGCGGATGCCGCGGCGCTGCAACTGGCCGAGGGCAACCCGTGGTGGTGGATCAAATCCGCCAGCACAATGCCCGGCTGA